A stretch of the Planktothricoides raciborskii GIHE-MW2 genome encodes the following:
- a CDS encoding calcium-binding protein — MIPFPGGNGSEFPIGLAGEQDLIFCNRGNDVINGNQGNDTIYAGKDDDIAFGGKDEDLIYGDRGNDTVIGDQGDDTIFGGVSDINVGDQDGRDLIYGGAGNDVIFGSEGNDSISGDDGDDTVYGGKDDDLIHGDAGDDFLSGDLGNDSICGGHGNDTIIGSDGNDFLAGNIGNDSLIGGAGSDAFILNTQGGIDTIADYESAIDLIDLAPGLTFDQLTIAQDHNSTLLLVGGQTIASLIGVHVDSLTQDNLVLIG; from the coding sequence ATGATACCATTTCCGGGGGGAAATGGCAGCGAATTTCCCATAGGTTTGGCTGGGGAACAAGACCTAATTTTTTGCAACCGAGGTAATGATGTTATTAATGGTAATCAGGGCAACGATACTATTTACGCCGGAAAAGATGATGATATTGCCTTTGGGGGCAAAGATGAAGACTTAATTTATGGCGATCGCGGCAACGATACCGTCATCGGCGACCAGGGGGATGACACCATCTTTGGTGGGGTCAGCGATATTAATGTGGGAGATCAAGATGGTCGTGATTTAATCTATGGGGGGGCTGGCAATGACGTGATTTTTGGCAGCGAGGGTAACGATTCTATTTCCGGGGACGACGGTGATGATACGGTCTACGGGGGCAAAGACGATGACCTTATTCATGGGGATGCTGGCGATGACTTTCTCTCTGGGGACTTGGGTAACGACTCCATTTGTGGTGGTCATGGCAACGATACCATCATAGGTAGTGATGGCAACGACTTTCTCGCTGGCAACATCGGTAATGATAGTTTAATCGGCGGTGCTGGCAGCGATGCTTTTATCTTAAACACCCAAGGGGGAATTGATACCATCGCTGACTATGAAAGTGCCATTGACTTGATTGATTTAGCCCCTGGTCTAACGTTCGATCAACTGACAATTGCCCAAGACCATAACAGTACATTACTTCTGGTTGGTGGTCAAACTATTGCCAGTTTAATCGGGGTTCACGTTGATTCATTAACCCAAGATAATCTTGTCCTGATAGGTTAA